In one Brassica oleracea var. oleracea cultivar TO1000 chromosome C9, BOL, whole genome shotgun sequence genomic region, the following are encoded:
- the LOC106313092 gene encoding CDK5RAP3-like protein, translating to MQRQDDVRNLPIDITFSRLGEWLVDRKRIPADWRKKVAAIRVKISKEFSSLPKDIDPYFQTLDPDVIGYLEAKKIYEILLKTTPESRNIFGRLSGASGVWEAIVRAFEKDHIYLGEAAQIIIQNVNYEIPYLKKQVQKVQQQMSELDRKEADIKRSVALSATKYEEACRELGLQGNNVRRELLETANSLPTTFAKILEVINSESVSAAMEYYSAYVKDVHTEKDKPLRVVLENLKDIRENPPSLSVLGAFEALDGDNVQSSENANGTDVAADSIDWDIALDTAEIDWDVSMVEEVDSGNDLGSYEIVNASDIPENKVEGGPEVDVSEISWDVSVETPQVEEIADSSSLESGQEKQIQSTDQVFGSGEERSQLLETEYRNKILDDLYEVKAFLNQRLIELRNEDTLSLQHHVQAVAPLVLQQYSPEIIEPMVVDISMAISLLTNKKTRDLVMILNSKRFLDRLVSELEEKKHREVKLKESLKDVGRRRMELQNSLSSIWPKQEAALVKTRALKELCETSLSSIFEGRRVNIRGEINTLLNAGVSA from the exons ATGCAGAGGCAAGACGATGTTCGTAATCTTCCCATTGACATCACCTTCTCTCGTCTCGGCG AATGGTTGGTGGATCGGAAGAGAATCCCTGCGGATTGGAGGAAGAAAGTGGCTGCGATCAGGGTCAAAATCTCGAAAGAGTTCTCGTCTTTGCCTAAAGACATCGATCCTTACTTTCAAACCCTAGATCCTGATG TGATTGGTTACTTGGAGGCTAAAAAGATATATGAGATTCTCCTCAAGACAACTCCTGAGAGCCGCAACATCTTTGGTCGTCTTTCTGGTGCTTCT GGAGTCTGGGAAGCAATCGTTCGTGCGTTTGAGAAAGATCACATTTATCTCGGGGAGGCAGCTCAGATAATTATTCAGAATGTCAATTACGAAAT CCCATATCTGAAGAAGCAAGTGCAAAAGGTTCAGCAACAGATGTCGGAGCTTGATCGTAAAGAAGCTGATATCAAAAGAAGCGTTGCACTCTCAGCTACCAAGTACGAGGAAGCTTGCCGAGAGCTTGGCTTGCAG GGAAACAATGTGAGGCGTGAACTCTTGGAGACTGCAAATTCGCTTCCAACCACCTTTGCTAAGATTCTGGAAGTTATCAACAGTGAGTCAGTATCAGCGGCAATGGAGTACTACTCTGCCTATGTTAAAGATGTTCATACTGAGAAAGAT AAGCCTTTGAGGGTTGTCCTAGAGAATTTGAAAGACATTCGCGAAAATCCACCATCGCTAAGTGTTTTAGGAGCCTTTGAAGCTCTTGATGGTGATAATGTTCAGTCATCTGAGAATGCAAACGGTACAGATGTGGCTGCAGACAGTATCGATTGGGATATTGCGCTTGACACTGCTGAGATAGATTGGGATGTTAGTATGGTGGAAGAAGTCGATAGTGGAAATGATCTAGGTTCGTATGAAATCGTCAATGCTAGTGATATTCCCGAGAATAAAGTGGAAGGAGGCCCTGAGGTTGATGTTTCTGAGATTTCTTGGGATGTAAGCGTTGAGACACCTCAGGTTGAAGAGATAGCTGATTCGTCTTCGCTAGAATCAGGCCAGGAGAAGCAGATACAGTCCACAGATCAAGTCTTCGGGAGTGGAGAAGAGAGGAGCCAGCTGTTGGAGACGGAGTATAGGAACAAGATCCTTGATGATTTGTATGAG GTAAAGGCGTTTTTGAACCAGCGATTGATAGAACTAAGAAACGAGGATACTCTGTCCCTGCAACACCATGTGCAAGCAGTTGCGCCCTTGGTTCTTCAGCAGTATTCTCCTGAAATCATTGAGCCAATGGTGGTTGATATCTCCATGGCCATCTCATTGCTAACAAACAAGAAAACTAGAGATCTGGTCATGATTCTCAACTCCAAAAG ATTCCTAGATAGGCTTGTGTCGGAGCTGGAGGAGAAGAAGCACCGTGAAGTGAAGTTAAAAGAGAGCTTGAAAGATGTGGGTAGAAGACGCATGGAGCTTCAGAACTCTCTCTCTTCTATATGGCCAAAACAG GAAGCTGCGCTTGTGAAAACAAGAGCACTGAAGGAACTATGTGAGACAAGTCTATCTTCCATATTTGAGGGCAGGCGTGTGAATATTAGAGGAGAGATCAATACTCTGTTGAACGCTGGGGTTTCTGCTTAG
- the LOC106319014 gene encoding protein STRUBBELIG-RECEPTOR FAMILY 2 isoform X2 has translation MGVFCSGSSIVELQLRGLKLLGSLGNQLQHLHNLKNLDVSFNNLQGEIPFGLPPNTTHINLAYNNLTQGLPFSLPLLTSLVYLNLSHNSLTGPLGNVFSGLQIKEMDLSFNNLTGDLPSSFGSLMNLTSLYLQNNRFTGSIIYLSDLPLTDLNIEDNQFSGIIPSHFQSIPHLWIWGNKFHVEPNYKPWKFPLDVIPMIQNATGYPTTESSAIMNFPRPQKVIKKKKKGIGAGSMVLLVGGVALLGTFFALFAVGMNHRRAQNLAASHRSNSSTTYTLPVSTGREFSAAPEDNPQMKRIRPPPIPQLRRVPPPPVRIDKPAGRKSFSASCQYPAYAKLFSAAELQLATDGFSEKNLLGEGPIGSVYRAKLPDGQFAAVRNIPMSSLSLHEEEKFTEVLQTASKLRHPNIVTLLGFCIDNGQHLLVYEYVGHLSLYNAMHDKVYKPLSWGLRLRIAIGVARALDYLHSSFSLPIAHSDLKATNILLDEELTPRIADCGLASLRPLTSNSVKLRASEIAIQNTGYIAPEHGQPGSSGTKSDTFALGVLLLELLTGRKAFDSSRPEGEQLLVKWASTRLHDRRSLEQMIDQGIVGTFSSRVASHYADIISLCTQAEKEFRPPVSEIVEALTALIQKQNKESSSVADKTEVDPFSKSFCSTRTRFLSSPTSSHISN, from the exons CAAGGTGAAATTCCGTTTGGCTTGCCTCCAAATACTACCCACAT AAACTTGGCTTATAACAATCTGACCCAGGGTCTCCCTTTTTCCTTACCTCTTTTGACATCTCTTGTGTACCT GAATTTGAGCCATAATTCTTTAACTGGACCTCTTGGAAATGTGTTTTCTGGGCTACAAATTAAAGAAAT GGATCTGTCATTCAATAACCTGACGGGAGATCTACCGAGCTCTTTTGGATCTCTGATGAATCTAACATCACT GTACCTCCAGAACAACAGGTTTACCGGATCAATCATCTATCTCTCGGATCTACCTTTAACTGACCT GAATATCGAAGATAACCAGTTCAGTGGTATTATCCCAAGTCATTTTCAGTCCATTCCTCATCTGTG GATTTGGGGAAACAAGTTCCATGTAGAGCCCAACTATAAACCGTGGAAATTCCCTTTGGATGTCATACCAATGATTCAAAATGCTACTGGCTATCCAACTACTGAGTCAAGTGCCATTATGAACTTTCCTAGACCTCAGAAGGTTATAAAGAAGAAGAAGAAGGGCATAGGAGCAGGGAGTATGGTTTTACTGGTTGGTGGAGTGGCTTTGCTTGGAACTTTCTTTGCACTTTTCGCAGTTGGAATGAATCATCGACGAGCACAAAACCTTGCCGCTAGTCACAGAAGCAACAGTAGCACAACGTACACTCTTCCAGTCAGTACAGGCCGAG AATTTTCTGCTGCACCTGAAGATAACCCACAGATGAAAAGGATCCGGCCACCGCCAATTCCTCAGCTGAGACGTGTACCTCCTCCACCTGTCAGAATCGATAAGCCAGCAGGACGAAAAAGCTTCTCTGCTTCATGCCAATATCCAGCGTATGCGAAGCTTTTCTCAGCTGCAGAGCTTCAACTAGCAACTGACGGGTTCAGTGAGAAAAACCTACTTGGAGAGGGTCCTATTGGTTCTGTTTACAGAGCAAAGTTGCCTGATGGTCAA TTTGCGGCTGTGAGAAACATCCCAATGTCTTCGCTGTCTTTACATGAAGAGGAAAAATTTACCGAAGTGCTTCAGACAGCTTCCAAACTAAGACATCCAAACATTGTGACCCTTCTCGGTTTCTGCATTGATAATGGGCAGCACCTTCTTGTCTATGAGTATGTTGGGCATTTGTCCTTGTACAATGCGATGCATGACAAAGTATACAAGCCACTTTCATGGGGTTTGCGTCTTCGCATTGCTATTGGAGTTGCCCGAGCTCTGGA CTATTTGCACTCGTCGTTTAGCCTTCCTATTGCCCATAGCGATCTGAAAGCAACAAACATTTTGCTAGACGAAGAACTTACACCTCGCATTGCTGACTGTGGGCTTGCTAGTTTGAGGCCACTTACAAGCAACAGTGTCAAGCTTCGG GCTTCAGAGATAGCGATACAAAACACTGGCTACATTGCACCAGAACATGGACAACCAGGAAGCAGTGGCACAAAGAGCGACACTTTTGCACTGGGTGTGCTACTCTTGGAACTGTTAACAGGAAGGAAAGCATTCGACAG CTCGCGACCAGAAGGAGAACAGCTACTGGTGAAATGGGCATCGACCAGACTTCATGACAGGCGAAGCTTAGAACAGATGATTGATCAAGGCATAGTCGGCACATTCTCCTCAAGAGTCGCCTCACACTACGCAGACATTATCTCCCTATGCACTCAG GCAGAGAAGGAGTTTAGACCACCGGTTTCAGAAATAGTGGAAGCACTCACTGCACTGATACAGAAACAGAACAAGGAATCAAGCAGCGTAGCAGACAAGACAGAGGTTGACCCTTTTAGCAAATCTTTCTGCTCTACACGCACACGTTTCCTCTCCTCACCTACCTCAAGCCACATCTCCAACTGA